A single genomic interval of Camelina sativa cultivar DH55 chromosome 11, Cs, whole genome shotgun sequence harbors:
- the LOC104727575 gene encoding 4-hydroxy-3-methylbut-2-enyl diphosphate reductase, chloroplastic-like produces MAVALQFCRLCVRPDTFVLENHLSGSGSSIRRRKAFSVRCSSGDVNAPSPPMVMDSDFDAKSFRKNLTRSDNYNRKGFGHKEETLKLMNREYTSDILETLKTNGYTYSWGDVTVKLAKAYGFCWGVERAVQIAYEARKQFPEERLWITNEIIHNPTVNKVVEDALVKVFDIKREELLQLA; encoded by the exons ATGGCTGTTGCCCTCCAGTTCTGCCGATTATGCGTTCGGCCAGATACTTTCGTGCTTGAGAATCATCTCTCTGGATCTGGATCATCTATCCGGCGCCGGAAAGCTTTCTCAGTCCGGTGCTCGTCTGGTGATGTGAACGCTCCTTCGCCACCGATGGTGATGGACTCCGATTTCGACGCCAAGTCGTTCCGTAAGAACTTGACCAGAAGCGATAATTACAATCGTAAAGGTTTTGGCCACAAGGAGGAGACTCTCAAGCTCATGAACCGAGAGTACACCA GTGATATATTGGAGACCCTGAAAACAAATGGGTATACTTATTCTTGGGGAGATGTTACTGTGAAACTCGCTAAAGCTTATGGTTTTTGCTGGGGGGTTGAGCGTGCGGTTCAGATTGCATATGAAGCTAGAAAGCAGTTTCCTGAGGAGAGGCTTTGGATTACTAACGAAATTATTCATAACCCCACCGTCAATAAG GTGGTGGAAGATGCATTGGTGAAGGTGTTCGATATAAAACGTGAAGAGTTGTTGCAGCTGGCTTGA
- the LOC109127220 gene encoding uncharacterized protein LOC109127220: protein LAASMAGANASTTDRPSLFNDSTFSPDIEGDTKRSSPSSPLVSSFTPSISPHTRVPEEFLQTSFLCKLSKALSGFILITETTLAAEKTPPQQIYNTSVNGKEKRESKRQRSTGEEEEN, encoded by the exons CTTGCAGCCTCCATGGCAGGAGCAAATGCCTCTACCACTGATAGGCCATCTCTATTCAATGATTCAACTTTCTCCCCAGATATAGAAGGGGACACAAAACGCAGCTCACCTTCGTCTCCTCTCGTTTCTTCTTTCACACCATCCATATCTCCCCACACACGAGTCCCTGAGGAGTTTTTACAGACGAGTTTCCTCTGCAAACTCAGCAAAGCTCTCTCG ggttttattctCATCACTGAGACCACATTGGCCGCCGAGAAAACTCCGCCGCAGCAGATATATAATACCTCCGTCaacggaaaagaaaaaagagagagtaaacgACAACGAAgcaccggagaagaagaagaaaattag